GGGCAGGCAGCCCGCCTTTCAGACGAAGTGATGTTTGTGCACAAAGGCCAGGCGCATGCCGTCCAGGCCACCAATTCCTTTTTGAACCAGCCGGCCAGTCGGGAAGCGAAAGCTTACCTGGCCGGTGAGTTATTGATTGACTGATTTTTTTGCTGAAGCAAACGGAGACACACATGAAAACTCAAATCAAAACATTGGCCTTGTTGATGGCAAGCGGCGTATTTGCAAATGGCTTGGTGCACCAGGCCCATGCCGCCGACAAGTTCATCGTGGTTCAGTCCACTACATCCACAGAAAACTCTGGCTTGTTCGGCCACCTGTTGCCCGCATTCAAAGCCGATACCGGCATTGATGTTCGCGTCGTCGCCGTGGGTACAGGTCAGGCTTTGAAAAATGCGCAGAACTGCGATGGAGACGTGGTGCTGGTGCATGCCAAATCTGCCGAAGAAAAATTCGTGGCCGAAGGGTATGGCGTGAAACGCACCGATGTGATGTACAACGACTTCGTGGTGGTTGGCCCAAGCAATGACCCAGCCGGTGTGGCTGGCAGCAAGGAAGTTGTCAAGTCCATGAAGGCGATTGCCGACAAGCAGGCCTTGTTTGCTTCGCGTGGTGACGACAGCGGCACCCACAAGAAAGAACAGGAATTGTGGAAAGAGGCCAAGGTGGATGTGAAGGCCGTCAGTGGCAAGTGGT
The nucleotide sequence above comes from Limnobacter thiooxidans. Encoded proteins:
- a CDS encoding substrate-binding domain-containing protein, translated to MKTQIKTLALLMASGVFANGLVHQAHAADKFIVVQSTTSTENSGLFGHLLPAFKADTGIDVRVVAVGTGQALKNAQNCDGDVVLVHAKSAEEKFVAEGYGVKRTDVMYNDFVVVGPSNDPAGVAGSKEVVKSMKAIADKQALFASRGDDSGTHKKEQELWKEAKVDVKAVSGKWYRETGSGMGATLNTGVGMGAYVLADRASWIAFGNKGNFKIAVEGDPTLFNQYGVIAVNPAKCPNVKSDLGNTFVSWILSPKGQATIAGFKQNGQSLFFPNAPK